In Aegilops tauschii subsp. strangulata cultivar AL8/78 chromosome 3, Aet v6.0, whole genome shotgun sequence, one genomic interval encodes:
- the LOC109738604 gene encoding uncharacterized protein yields the protein MDHGGGGRSSSRLRDRLARMFRPGSLLRSTCNNNTASTSSSSSCSAAAGAAADGVTASKPPPSSACSSSRALLPADSAISRDRDSFLTSSRRDYATIVGRTESFSNALDRVHRRAGAAVHSLPPPARFSMHASPLMESKKKSPLHGHRHHRHRLGGRVKGDKSKKMFSNNPYGFSTSDTDGDDVFSSDADERSRSDAKKGDAEAFFSSSRSFSFSSDSSEFYSKKKKPKKKSPAAVAPKPPPPPPRARARGQRRKNRVASSCDTCGVREGFRPVVSAAEEQVRRGFAVVQRSRDPYADFRASMVEMVVSRQMFGAAELERLLRSYLSLNAPRHHPVILQAFSDIWVVLHGG from the coding sequence ATGGatcatggcggcggcggcaggagtAGCAGCCGCCTCCGGGACCGGCTGGCCCGGATGTTCCGTCCGGGCTCGCTGCTCCGCTCGACCTGCAACAACAACACCGCGtcgacctcctcttcctcctcgtgcTCGGCCGCGGCGGGCGCGGCAGCCGACGGGGTGACTGCGTCCAAGCCGCCCCCGAGCTCCGCCTGCTCCTCCAGCCGCGCGCTCTTGCCCGCCGACTCCGCCATCTCCCGCGACAGGGACTCGTTCCTCACCTCTTCTCGCCGCGACTACGCCACCATCGTCGGCCGCACCGAGTCCTTCTCCAACGCCCTCGACCGCGTGCACCGCCGTGCCGGCGCCGCGGTGCATTCTCTGCCGCCTCCGGCTCGCTTCTCCATGCACGCGTCGCCTCTGATGGAGAGCAAGAAAAAGAGCCCTCTCCACGGTCATCGGCACCACCGCCACCGCCTCGGTGGCCGGGTCAAGGGCGACAAGAGCAAGAAGATGTTCTCCAACAACCCCTATGGCTTCAGCACCTCGGACACTGACGGCGACGACGTCTTCAGCAGCGACGCTGACGAGCGCAGCCGCAGCGACGCCAAGAAGGGGGACGCGgaggccttcttctcctcctccagaagcttctccttctcctccgaCTCCTCCGAGTTCTACAGCAAGAAGAAGAAACCAAAGAAGAAGTCCCCTGCCGCAGTGgcgcccaagccgccgccgccgccgccgagagcGAGGGCGAGGGGGCAGAGGCGCAAGAATCGCGTGGCGAGCAGCTGCGACACGTGCGGCGTGAGGGAAGGGTTCCGGCCGGTGGTGTCGGCGGCGGAGGAGCAGGTGCGCAGGGGGTTCGCGGTGGTGCAGCGGTCGCGGGACCCCTACGCCGACTTCCGGGCgtcgatggtggagatggtggtgagCCGGCAGATGTTCGGCGCGGCGGAGCTGGAGCGGCTGCTGCGGTCGTACCTCTCGCTCAACGCGCCGCGCCACCACCCCGTCATCCTCCAGGCCTTCTCCGACATCTGGGTCGTCCTCCACGGCGGCTAG